The proteins below come from a single Plasmodium sp. gorilla clade G2 genome assembly, chromosome: 13 genomic window:
- a CDS encoding DEAD box helicase, putative: protein MGNYINEILFLLIFFIFHLNSTKNYKQTYRYIIFFLLYFINILYALKICGNGKNQMRCCFIKNLYNNNNNSKGLFKLLDNDVKRNYNIIYLKKKGNEFPNSKQTFVKNTVFIERGQNDENKINYIHGNFDENVKDIKYLSDMQKNFIYLLERNNNLLVHAKTSSGKTTICLYYLILKFFYNCEFIFKEDLEREEYIMKNDYIDRNIYESKNKSRKYFNQNKYRFIPYSEKYSEISDIKEYTNLMIENKCKTKLKKDEKVLILCPSKELCVQVAQNILSFMNNENESLIKLFIDKDYKNENKENIENKEKQNNKEEECINKMDHIQINQYDRDHMHNNKKDSLNNMDIEENKVYMLEHHNLNAVDNSNTVKKVNKINDKNNNNNNYNNNNRKLNHMINVKGARYLIGTPTCFRSYLLNLDKESLKNFLQSIKYIFYDEIDKLLPSVSKRSLLKKKKNIKRKTAYLILETLMYINKKNLIFIGCSSTLNRELHRKIFKLLCLNKNNAKKKIYILREKKNLMDKKENDGMIKMDHLTNLIDIPNNNNEKKTITDKNLSSSNELIDDNINKNIINDEQEEIENNQKFNLNYYLNEENAFQKYVIKVKLPNTIYHFYHLMTDETYENKIKEIHKIIETFNNQKILILIKNGYSLIQLKKYLEMNNIYAVLLHEKLQISLRYNNDNINNMCEHYEDIKDLKTIPNDDKHAYINKYPIIISSFDSIRGFHINNLDMVLLCNKPKNVNEYIHLCGRVGRRNKIGYSITLENDKNINIMNNWFNNIKVYFNKLSLKSDPVINEKINMEMENQEKNHFNYVASCILDELQANT from the coding sequence ATgggaaattatataaatgaaatattgtttttgttaatatttttcatatttcatTTGAATAGTACAAAGAATTACAAACAAACAtacagatatattatttttttcttgctttattttataaatatattatatgccCTGAAAATTTGTGGAAATGGTAAAAATCAGATGCGATgttgttttataaaaaatttatataataataataataatagtaaaggtttatttaaattattggATAATGATGTAAAAaggaattataatataatttatttaaaaaagaaaggtAACGAATTTCCAAATAGTAAACAGACATTTGTTAAAAATACTGTTTTTATTGAAAGGGgacaaaatgatgaaaataaaataaattatattcatggtaattttgatgaaaatgtaaaagatattaaatatttaagtGATATGCAAAAGAATTTTATCTATTTGTtagaaagaaataataatttattagttCATGCTAAAACATCTAGCGGTAAAACAactatatgtttatattatttgatattgaaatttttttataattgtgaatttatatttaaagaagATCTAGAACgagaagaatatattatgaaaaatgattatatagatagaaatatttatgaatcaaaaaataaaagtagaaaatattttaatcaGAATAAATATCGATTTATACCTTATAGTGAAAAATATTCTGAAATATcagatataaaagaatataccAATTTAATGatagaaaataaatgtaaaacaAAATTGAAGAAGGATGAAAAAGTACTTATATTGTGTCCATCAAAAGAATTATGTGTACAAGTAGCACAAAATATTTTGTCCTTtatgaataatgaaaatgaatcattaattaaattattcattgataaagattataaaaatgaaaataaagaaaatatagaaaataaagaaaaacaaaataataaggaagaagaatgtataaataaaatggatcatatacaaataaatcaaTATGATAGGGATCATATgcataataacaaaaaagatagtcttaataatatggatataGAGGAAAATAAGGTATATATGTTGGAACATCATAATTTGAATGCAGTTGATAATTCAAATACAGTAAAAAaggtaaataaaataaatgacaaaaacaacaataataataattataataataataatagaaaattAAATCACATGATTAATGTAAAGGGTGCACGCTATCTTATAGGTACACCCACTTGTTTCCGAAGTTATTTGTTAAATCTAGACAAAGAAAGCTTAAAGAATTTCTTACaaagtataaaatatattttttatgatgaAATTGATAAATTATTACCTTCTGTAAGTAAACGtagtttattaaaaaaaaaaaagaacataaaaagaaaaacagcTTATCTTATTCTAGAGAcattaatgtatataaataagaaaaactTAATTTTTATTGGTTGTTCGAGTACCTTAAATAGGGAACTACacagaaaaatatttaaactattatgtttaaataaaaataatgcaaagaaaaaaatttatatattaagagAGAAAAAGAATTTAATGGATAAGAAGGAGAACGATGGtatgataaaaatggatCATCTAACGAACCTTATTGATATACCCAATaacaataatgaaaaaaaaactataaCTGACAAAAATTTATCCAGTTCAAATGAACttattgatgataatattaataaaaatattataaatgatgaacaagaagaaatagaaaataatcaaaaatttaatttgAATTACTATCtgaatgaagaaaatgcATTTCAAAAATATGTCATAAAAGTAAAGTTACCTAACAcgatttatcatttttatcatttgatGACTGATGaaacatatgaaaataaaataaaagaaattcataaaataatagaaacatttaataatcaaaagattttaatattaataaaaaatggataTTCCTTAATAcagttaaaaaaatatttagaaatgaataatatatacgcTGTATTATTACATGAAAAGTTACAGATATCCTTAAGAtacaataatgataatattaataatatgtgtGAACATTATGAAGATATTAAAGATTTAAAAACTATTCCTAATGATGATAAAcatgcatatataaataaatatcctATAATAATAAGTTCCTTTGATTCTATACGTGGATTTCATATAAACAATCTAGATATGGTTCTTTTATGTAACAAGCCGAAAAATGTGAATGagtatatacatttatgtgGTCGTGTAGGACGAAGGAACAAAATTGGTTATTCGATAACActagaaaatgataaaaatattaatattatgaataattggtttaataacataaaagtatattttaataaattatcttTAAAAAGTGATCCtgttataaatgaaaaaataaatatggaaaTGGAAAACCAAGAGAAGAATCATTTTAATTATGTTGCATCATGCATATTGGACGAACTTCAAGCTAAtacataa
- a CDS encoding eukaryotic translation initation factor 4 gamma, putative — MSCMDLKQTNIHDITEKENEGKENILVESNKKMGNDENKKWERFNKNNRNNNNSELYNQKNLVKMNSNHNNNCEDKDNEWADLRSGANTSFRNSIKNNENLIFSGNNKKDNGMEQESWRSNKKFDDMNNRNNSLSNNDMSNNNMNSSDNSKLSFSRNFKNSFNKGMNRNNSITGNVKGINNKNYNYMNNNQENGTNNNDMNTNDQNNYNGIFNNNFTNLNNKTFYKNMNKNNKFNKTNNRNNNNNNNNNNNNNNNNNDDGNINYQNTNEFKDNKKNMNFKNQYNNTYKFDENMNNSNTMHSRNSNVEEHLRNNSIDMYNSNLNNYNNQPTRFSSLMENENENKNYHNGGMNNNMPFKNKYDNNNSSMKNTDNNKTDTSYNMKGTINNDNNNIDYLRNINNINEYKGSAKNKFYTNYMNKNNLKHAQNNNDNMNTNEDNTTNNNSSNNNNGAFSNYQNNNMNRNNSINMKRNLNNNNNNNMNKMGSQDKNQNSNNNFYMNYNHQNRKNSMNNNMNNNMNNNMNNNMNYNMNNNMNNNMNNNMNNNMNNNMNNNMNNNVNKNNNYSNINSLDSDMSPNYHAHVKMNMMNYNNNESNSTNPNQMNFEQNNNDNMKRENNNMNNYGYDDNTVHANNNSPPTDFFSRAVGCNNNYLNNNNNMNNAVNNNSSNVNSMKNENNDNKTVADNNDNLSKNNNNINMNENVNNNNNLNNNNNNNNNNEYNNQNNNEDEDDDDWGELGEDKYIDINSIMKKKNVILNQLEADLNDLSKKGNDGKNKKKNKMKKDDLFVLPHTNTLLVDKKKNKKNKNKNAKNNNTNNTNNNNNNNNNNNNDNILKKDSDANDKNAKQIVNTSGANKKKGKKTGVEPNSKNVEQKGDTTTSNKEDEEVKNDEANNKQKDLVEDKNTNNLNDVDTKVDGDDNNNTKGEEDNKEKKEDDNTVVEKPAKALYVFKKKENMSPIEYMERQVKSLLNKLTVENFPIITEKMCQIMESRLNTDEIQTVVNQVIDKAVLEHDWSEMYADLCQTLKWRSPNFEMKKKTSFEIALLKKIQEQYENLPSTFESTMKEKLKNDENEEELSFVEQKQKKRLLGIVKLIGELFQRQIVSISIVISIAHDLLIAYEEPKEYCIEAFLQLIYSTGFFIDKIEKYKNVLDTWFGRLKELQRKKMYSKRIKFVIQDVFDLRSSEWRKKTHKDTAKGLNELRSQLETEEMMGGSIHLAQLGNIVIVGERHNLRNNESYSKYMQEQEKLSKQNQKK; from the exons atgagTTGCATGGATTTGAAGCAAACAAATATTCATGATATTactgaaaaagaaaatgaa ggtaaagaaaatattttagtaGAATCTAATAAGAAAATGGGAAACGATGAGAATAAGAAATG gGAAAGGTTCAATAAGAATAATcgaaacaataataatagcgAATTATATAACCAGAAGAATTTAGTAAAAATGAACtctaatcataataataattgtgaAGATAAAGATAACGAGTGGGCTGATTTGAGAAGTGGAGCAAATACTAGTTTTCGTAATTCCATTaagaataatgaaaatttgATATTTTcaggaaataataaaaaagataatggAATGGAACAAGAAAGTTGGAGatctaataaaaaatttgatgatatgaataatagAAATAACAGTTTGAGCAATAATGATAtgagtaataataatatgaatagttCAGATAATTCAAAATTAAGTTTTAGTAggaattttaaaaatagttTTAATAAAGGTATGAATAGGAATAATTCTATTACTGGTAATGTAAAAGgaattaataataagaattataattACATGAATAATAATCAAGAAAATggtacaaataataatgatatgaataCAAATGaccaaaataattataatggtatatttaataataattttacaaatttaaacaataaaactttttataaaaatatgaataaaaataacaaatttaataaaacaaataatcgcaataataacaataataataacaataataacaataataataataataataatgatgatggtaatattaattatcaAAATACCAACGAatttaaagataataaaaaaaatatgaactttaaaaatcaatataataatacttataaatttgatgaaaatatgaataattctAATACCATGCATAGTAGAAATTCAAATGTAGAAGAACATCTAAGAAATAATTCTATCGATATGTATAAttcaaatttaaataattataataatcaacCAACAAGATTTTCATCTCTTATGGAAAacgaaaatgaaaataaaaattatcataatggaggaatgaataataatatgccctttaaaaataaatacgacaataataatagttcCATGAAAAAtacagataataataaaacagatacatcatataatatgaaaggAACAATtaataatgacaataataatattgattatttaagaaatattaataatattaatgaatataaaggttcggcaaaaaataaattttacacgaattatatgaataagaataatttaaaacatgcccaaaataataatgacaatatGAACACTAATGAAGATAATactactaataataatagtagtaataataataatggtgctttttcaaattatcaaaataataatatgaatagaaATAATAGTATAAACATGAAGAGAAACCTTAACaacaataacaataataatatgaataagatGGGATCTCAagataaaaatcaaaattcaaataataacttttatatgaattataatcATCAAAATAGGAAAAAtagtatgaataataatatgaacaataatatgaacaataatatgaacaataatatgaactataatatgaataacaatatgaataataatatgaataacaatatgaataacaatatgaataacaatatgaataacaatatgaataacaatgtaaataaaaataataattactcCAATATAAATAGTTTGGATAGTGATATGAGTCCAAATTATCATGCCCATgttaaaatgaatatgatgaattataataataatgaatctAACTCAACTAATCCTAACCAAATGAATtttgaacaaaataataatgataatatgaaaagggaaaataataatatgaataattatggTTATGATGATAACACAGTACatgcaaataataatagtccACCAACTGATTTTTTTAGTAGAGCGGTTGGTTGTAATAATAACTAtttaaataacaataataacatgAATAATGcagtaaataataattcctCTAATGTAAACAGtatgaaaaatgaaaataatgataataaaactgttgcagataataatgataacctaagcaaaaataacaataatattaatatgaacGAAAATgttaacaataataataatttaaataataataataataataataataataatgaatataataaccAAAATAACaatgaagatgaagatgaCGACGACTGGGGAGAACTAGGAGAAGACAAATACATAGACATAAATTcaattatgaagaaaaagaatgtTATTTTAAATCAACTAGAGGCAGATTTAAAtgatttatcaaaaaaaggaaatgacggaaaaaataaaaaaaagaataaaatgaaaaaagatgATTTGTTTGTATTGCCACATACGAATACCTTATTagttgataaaaaaaagaataaaaagaataaaaataaaaatgcaaagaataataatacaaataatactaacaacaacaacaataataataataataataataatgataatattttgaaGAAAGACAGTGATgcaaatgataaaaatgcaAAACAAATTGTTAATACTAGTGGAgctaataaaaagaaaggaaaaaaaaccGGAGTAGAACCAAATAGTAAAAATGTCGAACAAAAAGGAGATACTACAACGTCTAACaaagaagatgaagaagtAAAAAATGATGAGGCAAATAATAAGCAAAAGGATTTAGTTgaagataaaaatacaaataatctAAACGATGTTGACACAAAAGTTGATggagatgataataataatactaaaggcgaagaagataataaagagaaaaaagaagatgACAATACTGTTGTTGAAAAACCAGCAAAAgctttatatgtttttaaaaagaaagaaaatatgtCACCTATAGAATATATGGAAAGACAAGTAAAAAGCTTGCTTAATAAATTAACTGTGGAAAATTTCCCTATTATTACAGAAAAAATGTGTCAAATTATGGAATCTCGATTAAATACTGATGAAATACAAACTGTAGTAAATCAAGTTATTGATAAAGCTGTATTAGAACATGATTGGTCAGAAATGTATGCAGATTTATGTCAAACATTAAAATGGAGATCACCAAATTttgaaatgaaaaagaaaacatcATTTGAAATtgcattattaaaaaaaattcaagaaCAATATGAAAACTTACCAAGTACATTTGAATCCACtatgaaagaaaaattaaaaaatgatgaaaatgaagaagaattaAGTTTTGTtgaacaaaaacaaaaaaaaagattattaGGAATTGTAAAACTAATTGGAGAATTATTCCAAAGACAAATTGTCTCTATATCTATTGTTATAAGTATAGCACATGATTTATTGATTGCATATGAAGAACCAAAAGAATATTGTATTGAAGCATTTCTTCAACTAATTTATTCTACTGGATTCTTTATAGAcaaaattgaaaaatataaaaatgttttagATACATGGTTTGGTAGGTTGAAAGAAttacaaagaaaaaaaatgtattctaaaagaattaaatttGTTATTCAAGATGTTTTTGATTTAAGATCATCTGAATggagaaaaaaaacacacaAAGATACAGCCAAGGGATTAAATGAATTAAGATCCCAATTAGAAACTGAAGAAATGATGGGAGGTTCTATACACTTAGCTCAACTTGGTAATATTGTTATTGTAGGGGAAAGACATAATTTAAGAAATAATGAATcctattcaaaatatatgcaAGAACAAGAAAAACTCAGTAAacaaaatcaaaaaaaataa
- a CDS encoding methionyl-tRNA formyltransferase, putative: MYIKCFFYVIQILFIIFLKCHGYKIKCFNILDFSKKNYYSFRENINCELIKNNVNKNNLSNVLLRRRKKKNALAKELYVSTFKDNYKTHTNFIRTNIFLEEDKQIQQCNINNIINNNVDIQRNDEKNKILNKYQMDDINILYILLLNTSIIYKKKYDFFMNKKYIRYYYDIYKNNLERDKKIYNIKKYFINKFSISWYNTIKPYMNNIFLEILNIIENTLGNKIFYIDIKQELSKNKDEIINTLYDIYKTNFTKCDKKPIKLLFIGSNEYSNLCFKIILLIIKRLRNDIILDNVITKSPRRKGRNLILKKSNVEDEAIKNNINVFYYDKLKNNIHMLQNKEIDLCISISFGEIFNCNFFKTIKSNIFSLHPSLLPFYKGASPIQRSLLNNEILYGYTVFLTTLNIDSGNVIMKKPFWFDSNYNFNDIITILFTQGTLSLIKNISYLANYNKDISDTHIYNNNIYEETNNLNPSHGQNKNDNEINIHNSNLDNKNNSRNNILPCNINNVQNNYNNKMYIQNDYNINNNYAPKIKNDEKYICFFCSTSLFIHNKVRSFINWPKAECTLFLLQNEVIKPLEVKIIKSSYDLNNNYKFIKYDKLINTHHHHTCFDNIPRNFVYIQNDSLNILCKNNTLLKIYKLQQKNKKIVDALSFINSINKCSLLY, from the coding sequence atgtatataaaatgtttctTTTATGtgatacaaatattatttataatatttttaaaatgtcatggttataaaataaaatgttttaaCATATTAGACTTCagtaaaaagaattattattcttttagagaaaatattaattgtgagcttataaaaaataacgtaaataaaaataatttgtcaaatgttttattaagaagaaggaaaaaaaaaaatgcactTGCTAAAGAATTGTATGTTTCAACGTTCAAAGATAATTACAAAACACATACCAATTTCATAAgaacaaatatattcttaGAAGAAGATAAACAAATACAAcaatgtaatataaataacattataaataataatgtggaCATTCAAagaaatgatgaaaaaaataaaattttaaataaatatcaaatggatgatattaatatattatatatccttCTTCTTAATAcatcaataatatataagaagaaatatgatttttttatgaacaaaaaatatataagatattattatgatatttataagaataatttagaaagagataaaaaaatatataatattaagaagtactttataaataaatttagtATTAGTTGGTATAATACAATAAAAccatatatgaataatatatttttagaaattttaaatataatagaaaATACACTgggtaataaaatattttatatagatataaaacaAGAATTAAGTAAGAATAAAgatgaaattataaataccttatatgatatatataaaacaaattttACAAAGTGTGACAAAAAACCtatcaaattattatttatcgGAAGTAATGAATATAGTAATTTATGtttcaaaattattttattaataattaaaagattaagaaatgatattattttagATAATGTTATTACTAAAAGTCCAAGAAGAAAAGGAAGAAACttgattttaaaaaaatccAACGTAGAAGATGAAgcgataaaaaataatattaatgttttttattatgataaattaaaaaataatatacatatgctACAGAATAAAGAAATTGATTTATGTATTTCGATATCTTTTGgagaaatatttaattgtaatttttttaaaacaattaaatctaatatattttcattacatCCAAGTCTATTACCTTTTTATAAAGGTGCATCTCCTATACAAAGGagtttattaaataatgaaatattatatggatATACTGTATTTCTAACAACCTTAAATATAGATTCTGGAAAtgttataatgaaaaaaccTTTTTGGTTTGACAGTAActataattttaatgatataattaCCATATTATTTACACAAGGTACATTatctttaataaaaaatatttcgtACTTGGCAAActataataaagatatttcagatacacatatatataataataatatatatgaggaaacaaataatttaaatccTTCCCATGggcaaaataaaaatgacaaTGAAATTAATATACACAATTCAAATttggataataaaaataattcaaggaataatatattaccatgtaatattaataatgtgcaaaataattataataataaaatgtatatacaaaatgattataatattaataataattatgcacctaaaattaaaaatgatgaaaagtatatatgctttttttgttctacatcattatttatacacAATAAAGTAAGGAGTTTTATAAATTGGCCAAAAGCAGAATGTACACTTTTCCTTCTTCAAAATGAAGTTATAAAACCCTTAGAagttaaaattattaaatcatcttatgatttaaataataattataaatttataaaatatgataaattaataaatactcatcatcatcatacaTGTTTTGATAATATTCCACGTAACTTTGTATACATTCAAAATgattctttaaatatattatgtaaaaataataccttacttaaaatttataaacttcaacaaaaaaataaaaaaattgttgATGCTTTGTCATTTATTAATAGTATTAATAAATGTTCcctattatattaa
- a CDS encoding peptidyl-prolyl cis-trans isomerase, putative encodes MMYFKRFFFHKRHRIPSIFNCYFFTKKKLLYNLNKIFFISLNSYLLKLLFSKNTYVYYLQEKKNSYLETKYRPDTPYKKTESGIIYRDLIDGVYDTVEEGDTVYIHYQGKTTNDFRIIESTFKSIIPPKIIAGHYDQKHIKAIYEMVIGMKKNTRRECIIPPYLAYPNHFPTQPLIYEIDVVRIVKKNAQNKTFLQKLEIKLEKIIHTICSFF; translated from the exons ATGATGtattttaaaagatttttttttcataagagGCATAGAATTCCTTCCATTTttaattgttatttttttaccaaaaaaaagctactttataatttaaataaaattttctttatctcTTTAAACTCATACCTTCTAAAGTTGTTATTTTCGAAGAAtacatatgtttattatttgcaagaaaaaaaaaattcttatttGGAAACAAAGTATAGACCCGACACTCCCTATAAGAAAACAGAAAG tgGAATAATTTATAGAGATCTAATTGATGGTGTTTACGATACAGTTGAAGAAGGAGATACAGTGTATATACATTATCAAGGTAAAACAACAAATGATTTTCGTATAATTGAATCAACATTCAAGAGTATTATTCCACCTAAAATTATTGCTGGACATTATGAccaaaaacatataaaagcTATTTATGAAATGGTAATtggtatgaaaaaaaatacaagaaGAGAATGTATTATTCCTCCTTATTTGGCATACCCAAACCACTTTCCAACACAA ccACTTATATACGAAATTGATGTTGTAAGAATTGTAAAAAAGAATGCTCAAAATAAAACATTCCTTCAAAAACTTGaaataaaattagaaaaGATAATACATACTATATGTTCTTTCTTTTAA
- a CDS encoding ubiquitin-like protein nedd8 homologue, putative: MQILVKTLTGKRQSFNFEPSSSVFQIKMAIEEREGIDAKQIRLIYSGKQMHDDMKLSDYRVVPGSTVHMILQLRGG, from the exons atgcaaaTATTAGTTAAAACATTAACAGGGAAAAGACAATCATTTAATTTTGAACCCTCTAGTTCTgtttttcaaataaaaatggcTATAGAGGAAAGAGAAGGAATAGACGCTAAACAAATAAGATTAATATACTCAG ggAAACAAATGCATGATGATATGAAGTTAAGCGACTATCGTGTGGTACCTGGATCAACTGTTCATATGATTTTACAATTAAGAGGAGgatag